CTGCAGCAGCGGCGACTGGAGCCAGGCGTACGTCAACTACCTGGAGCAGTACGCGGCGGACTACTCGGCGGCCGGCATCCCGCTGACCTACATCGGGCCGGAGAACGAGGCCAACCTCTCCACCAGCTACGACAGCATGCAGCTGAGCCCGGCGCAGACCGCGCAGCTGCTCGACAAGCTCGGCCCGACGATGGCGAACTCCGGCCTGTCCACCCAGGTCGAGTGCTGCGCCACCGAGGGCTGGGACTACGCCCAGAGCTACGCCGCCGCGATCGAGGCCGACTCGACCGCGAACCAGTACACGAAGGTGTTCACCAGCCACGGCTACACCCAGGCGCCCGCCTCGGCGCTGAGCGGCTGGAGCAAGCCGGCCTGGCAGACCGAGTGGTCGACCTTCGAGACCTGGGACCCGGCCTGGGACGACAACACCGACGCCTCGGGCCTGACCTGGGCGCAGAACATCTACAAGGGCCTGACCTCGGCCAACCTCTCCGCGTTCCTGTACTGGTGGGGCAGCACGACCCCGTCCGAGAACGGCGACAACGAGGGCCTGCTGGAGATCAACGGCAGCACCGTCACCCCGGCCGGCCGGCTGTGGGCCTTCGCCAACTACAGCCGCTACATCAAGCCGGGCGCGGTGCGCATCGCCACCACGACCAGCAACAGCGCGCTGGACCTGAGCGCGTTCAAGAACCCTGACGGGACGATCACGGTGGTGGCGCTGAACACCGGCACCAGCGCCGACTCGGTCAACTACTCGCTCAGCGGGACCGGCATCACCTCCGGCACCGCGGTCCCGGTGCTGACCAACGGCTCGAACAACGCGGCCACGCAGTCCTCGATCGCGGTCAGCGGCAGCGCCTTCAGCGCGAGCGTGCCGGCCCGGTCGCTGGAGACCTTCGTCATCAGCGGCGGCGGCACCTCCAGCAGCTCGCCGTCGGCGTCGGCTTCGGCTTCGGCGTCCGCCTCGCCCTCCGCGTCGGCCTCGGCTTCGGCCTCTCCGTCCGCGTCGGCTTCGGCTTCGGCTTCCGCTTCGGCCTCGCCGTCCGCCAGCGCGACCAGCGGCGCCTCCTGCACCGTGGCGTACTCCACCACCTCGCAGTGGGGCGGCGGCTTCACCGCGAACGTGGTCATCACCGACAACGGCACTTCCGCCATCAATGGCTGGACACTGAAGTACACGTTCGGAGGCGACCAGAAGGTCACCAACTCCTGGAACGCGACACAGACGCAGTCCGGCGAGGCGGTGACGGCCACCAACATGAGCTACAACGCCGCCATCAGCCCAGGCGGCAATACCAGTTACGGCTTCCAAGGCACCTGGACCAACAGTGACGCGGCGCCGACAGCGTTCACACTCAACGGCGTGACCTGCGCCGGCTGAATGCTCTGACAACAGTGCCCTGCCGGACCGTGAGGTCCGGCAGGGCACTGCGTCGCTTATCAGGATTCGACTAGTGGCGCAGCAGCGGCGGGTTCGCCTCCTGGGCCAGCTGCAGGGCCTGCTGCGGGAACCACGCCCCCGCGGCCGGGTCGGTCAGGCCCCACAGCGGGTCGAACTGGCTCTGGCCCGCGGCGTCGGTCGGCCAGCCCGCCTGGGTGTAGGCGCTGTAGTCCCAGGCCCGCGCGCCGCCCGCGGCGTCGCACTGACCGTCGGACTGCCCCGGCGTCTTGACCCACAGGTACGCGTCGAGCAGCGGCACTCCGGTCTGCGTGGTCGGGCGCAGGCCCAGAGCGGAATTCGGGGGGTTGCACCAACTGCCCGAGGACAGCGACGAGATCACCGACGCCGACTGGTTGTAGGGCGCCGCCGCATACTCGGACATGGCGTTCGGGCCGTTGCCGTTGCGGCTGGTGTCGATCACGAAGTGCGTGCTCGAGACCGCGCCGTCCATGTTCGCCGCGTACCACTGCGTGGTCAGATCCCAGGTGCTGAAGTCGCCCTGCGTCGCCGGGTAGTACTGGCTGGCACAGTCGCCGGGGTTGTTGTAAGCCCAGTGCGACGGGTCGGTGACGATGGCGATGCAGTCCGAGATCCACTGGCCGTAGTCGGTCAGCTCGTTGTCGGGCTGGTAGTTCGAGACGTTGAGGTAGAAGCCCTGTGCCTGCTGCACATCGCCGAGCAGCAGCCGCTGCGTCATGGTGCCGACGGACTGCCACCCGCTGTGCGTGCCGTCGAGGTACACGCTCGTGTTCGGCTTGGCCTCGAGGGCGCTGACCGCGTAGTCGATCTCGGCGTACCGGTCGGCATCAGTGAACGGATACGAGCTCGAGCCGAAGCCGCCGCAGTTCGACGGCAGGTTGCCCAGCGCGTCCGGTTCCAGGATCACCACGGCGTGCCCGTTGCCGACCCCCGCCGCGAACGCCGAGATCCAGGCCTCGTACGAAGCCGGGTCGAGCGCGCCGCCGGCCGAGTACTGCGCGCAGTCCCGGCCCGGGATGTCATAGGCGACCAGCACCGGGACGGCGCTCTCCAGCGTCGCCTCGGCCATGGTCTGGCGCACCTGCTGCCGGACCTGGTCGGGCGTGCCGCTGGTGAACCACACGGCTTGCGGGGTGGCCTCCATCTTGGTCAGCAGCGCCGCGTCGGCGACGTCGCCGGTCTTGGCCAGCTGGATGATCTGGCTCACCGCCGCGGAGGTGGGCGGCGGCACGAACAGGCGCGCGTGCGTCGAGAGCGTGTGGTCGGCGGCGGACGCCTGGGCCGAGCCGGGTACGGCGCACAGGCCCGTCGCGGTCAGTGCGAGCGCGGCGAGCAGGGCCGGGCGGCGCGTGCGCGCCCGGTGGTGTGTGCGAAATGGCAACGCGACTCCTTGATTTCCCGTGCGGAGCGAACGAGACGATCCGTGACCCTACGGTTTCTCTGCGGGACGTCAACAGCCTGAGCCGGCCTCGGTCCGACCCGGTGGCCGGACCGGCCGCTTCGCGCGCGGCTTCAGCCAAGAGCGTGAAACTTTCACGCGCCGCGCGGTCCGTGCGCCCGGGCATAATCAGGGGCGTGACGGAGTCCGATTCCCTCGAACTGACCGACGAGAGCGAGCCGGAATCGGCCGCCGGCGAGGCGGGCGTGGCGGCCGAGTCCGAGGACGGCGAGTCCTCCGGCCAACGGGTGAGCTGGGCCGAGTGCTTCTTCGACCTCGTGGTCGCGCTGGCCGTGACCGACGTCTCCCGGCAGATGCAGCTCGCCGCCGACTGGGGCGCGCTCGGCCGTTCGCTGCTGCTGCTCATCCCGTTCTGGTGGGGCTGGGTCGGCACCGCGCTGCTGTTCAACGGCCTGCGGATCTCGCCGGTCCGCAAGCACGTGCTGCTGCTCGGGATCGCGCTCGGCGCGCTGCTCATGTCGACGTGCGTGAGCGGGGCGTACGGCGCGCGCGGCGTCTTCTTCGCCCTGTCGTACCTGTTCGTCAGGATCCTGCTGGGCGCGGCGATGCGGGCCCGCGGCGTGTTCGGGGTGCGGCTCGACCCGTTCACCGTGAGCCTGTGCATCGGCGCGCCGCTCTACCTCGTCGGCGGCCTGACGCCGATGCCGTACCGGGTGTGGATCTGGCTGCTGGCGGCCGTCATCGAGATCGGCTCGACCGTCGTGCGCCCGCGCCGCTTCGCGCACATGCGCTGGGAGCCCGCGCATCTGCCGGAGCGCTTCGGCCTGTTCGTGATCATCGTGCTGGGCGAGACGATCGCCACCATCGGCTCGCAGGCCGCCTCGCGCACGATGAGCCCGGCCGTGGTGGTGGCCGTCATCCTGGCGTTCCTGCTGGCCGCCGGACTGTGGTGGGCCTATTTCCCGATGGCGATGCCGGCGATCGAGTTCGCCATGCGCACCATGGTGATCCAGACCAAGATCGTCCGAGACGTCTTCAGCTACGGTCATCTCCTGCTGGCCGCCGGGGTGCTGCTGACGGCGGCGGGTTCGTCGGTGCTCGTCGCCGAACCGACGCAGCGGCCGCACGGCGTGCCGGCGTATCTGGCCGGCCTCGGCGTGGCGCTCTACATCCTCGCCTTCTGCCACAACCGGCACAAGATGTTCGGCGGCGTCGGCACGGTGCGCGCCGCCGCCACGGTGCTGGCCGGCCTCGGAACCCTGACCGCCCCGCTGCTGCCGGGCTGGGCGACGCTGGCCCTCAACGACGCGATCCTGGTGGCGCTGCACCTGGTCGAGGGGTGGCGGTCGCGGACCGGCCGTCCGCTGCTCCTGCTGCCGTGGCCGAGGCACGACGAGGACTGAAGGACCGAACGGCGCAGTGCTACGCAGAACGGGGGAAGCCGAGGCGGCACGGCGCCGCGCGTCCGGTGAAGCATGATCGAACGGGGTTAGCATCGATCTCGCATCGTCCGGCATCCGACGCAGCGTCGCGTCCACGGGCCGTTTCCCGCGCGTCTCGGCCCTTCCGGCCCGGGCAGCAGAGCCCTGCCATCACTTGGAACCCCCGAGGAGGAATCGTGGTCGCGACCGACCAGGCTGCCGCCGCATCCGAGACTCCCGCCGCCGCGGCCGCGCCGGCCGACTTCGCCCGGGCGCTGGCCGCCGGGCCGATCGTGCTCGACGGCGGGCTGTCCAACCAGCTCGAGGCGCAGGGTCAGGACCTGCGGGACGGGCTCTGGTCGGCCCGGCTGCTGGCCGACGACCCGGACCAGATCACCGCGGCGCACGCCGCGTACTTCGCCGCCGGCGCGCAGGTGGTGATCACCTCGAGCTACCAGGCGAGCTTCCCCGGCTTCGCGGCCCGCGGCATCGGCCGCGCGCAGGCCGCCGAGCTGCTGCGGCGCAGCGTGGAACTGGCCCGGCAGGCGCGGGGAGCGGCGGAGGAACGCGCGGCCGGGGCGGGCGAGGCGGCCCGCGGCCGGTGGGTGGCGGCCTCGGTCGGACCGTACGGCGCGGTGCTGGCCGACGGCTCGGAGTACCGCGGACGCTACGGGCTCTCGGTCGCCGAGCTCGAGGCCTTCCACGCGCCCCGGCTCGAGGCGCTGATCGAGGCCGGGCCGGATCTGCTGGCGCTGGAGACCATCCCGGACGCCGATGAGGCCAGGGCCCTGATGAACCTGGTGCGCGGCTCCGGCGTCCCGTGCTGGATCTCGTTCAGCGCGGTGGGCGCGTGCACCCGCGCCGGACAGGCCCTGAGCAACGCCTTCGCGCTCGCCGCCGACGTGGACGAGGTGGTGGCGGTGGGGGTGAACTGCTGCGTCCCGCAGGACGTGCGCGCGGCCGTGGAGATCGCCGGCTCGATCACCGGCAAGCCGGTGGTGGCCTACCCCAACAGCGGCGAGGCCTGGGACGCCGAGGCGCGCGCCTGGCGCGAGGACCCGTCGTTCGACGCCGGCCTGGTCCGTGACTGGATCGCGGCCGGAGCGCGGCTGATCGGCGGCTGCTGCCGGGTCGGGCCAGAGGTCATCGCCGAGGTCGCCGAGGTGGTGCGCGGCGTGTCGCAGAGCTCGGATACCGCAGGGCGCGCGAGCGCGAGTACGAGCCCGACCACCGGCATCGGCACGGACGTCCCGCAGATCGTCGAGCGGAGCCGGGCCAAGTTCGCCCGACCCCGCGCGCCGCGCCGCTGAACGGCCCGTATCAGGCTTCATCCATCCGGGTCAGAAAGCTCAGAATCGCCTCGGTCGCCGCCTGCGGCTGATCCTGCACCAGGAAGTGCTTCGCCCCCGCGATGGTCTGCCGCTCGACTTGGTCGGCGACCTGCGTGATCGAGGCATGGGAGAGGTCACCGAACCCCTTCTCGGCTGCGAGCGAGAGCACCGGGAGGGTGAGCGCTTGCACGGCGAGCTTCTCGCGATTGACTTTGGCATCGTCGAGCAGCGTCCGGTAAGACTTGAAGCTCGCCACGAGGCCACCCGCCTCGTAAGTGCGCGCATATTCGTCGATATCGGCCGGGGTCAGCGCGTCCGGGTGCAGCGTGCCGCGGCGGTAGAAGTACTCGATGAACGCTCGCTCGCGCCCGGCGACCAGCAGCTCGCTGATCCCTTCCGCCATGTTGAACCCCATGTGCCAACTGCCGCCGTGAGCCACGTCCATCGACGCTTCGAGGCCGAACCCCGGAACCGCGCTCTCGATGAAGGCGAGGTCGCGCACATCGGCCGGAAAGCTCGCCGCATAGGCGAAGCCCACCGGCCCGCCCATGTCCTGGACGACGAGGTGAACGCGGCCGAATCCCAGCGACCGCATCAGCTCGCGCAGGTCGGTTGCGACCGTCACCTTGTCGTAGCCGCCGACGGGACGCTCCGAATCGCCGTAGCCGCGCATGTCGGGCGCAACCACGGTGAACCGGGCCGCCAGCACCGGAATGACCTTGCGCCATGCGTACCAGGTCTCGGGCCAGCCGTGCAGGAGGAGCACCGGATCGCCGCTGCCGGCGATCACGTAGTGGAGCCGCACGCCATTGACCGTCGCATAGAGCGACGTCGCTCCATCCGGCATCGGCGCGCGCGTCCCGGGCCGACCGCTACCGGGCTGCACGAGTAGTCCCGGACGACATCACCATCATGTCGCCGAGCCTACTGGGCATGGATGATCGACTGAGTGCCCGTGGGGCGTGGTGTCTTGTCGAGTCGGGATGGTCGTCTTGGTGTGAGCAGCCGCTTCGCGCCGCCCGGTTCTTCTGTCCACCCTGCCCACCCGTTGCGTTGGCGGGGTGGGCTGCGGTTTCAAGATCTCGCCTCCGGCGGGGCCCTTCCCTCGGGGAGGATGCCGGGTCTGTGGGGTGCTGGCGTGGCGGGGCGGGCTGAGGTTCGGGATGGTGAGGTTGCGGGGGCGTGCCCTCTCCTCGGCCGGTCCCCGGAGGCAATCAGGAACCTGCCGGGAGCTCAAGCGGCGGAGGTCTCCGTTGATGCTCGATCTTGCATCGCGCCGCTTGACCTCCCGGCAGGTTCCTGATCGGGCTTCGCCTGCCCGACCGAGGAGAGAGCACACCTCCTGAGGACCGGTACGAGCTGCGCTCAGGCCGGGTGCGGTGGCTCGGTCGCGCTTGATGTCGGATTCTGCATCGCCGTTCCGGGTCGCTCTTTTCTTTTCTACTTCTTCAACGCCGGGGAGTTCGCCCGAGTGCCCGGAAATCTCCAGAATTATTGCTTATCGAATGAAAGCCGGATTCACGACTTTTGTCAGTAGTGGCGTCTAGTATAGAAGCGTACGGGGATCGGGAGTTGTGACGGGGGGGGTGACGGGATGCCTGGGCATGTGGCATCAGGGGTGTGGCCGAAAGCGGTGCAGGATTTCCTCTCGGGATGCGACCGGGCCACGCGGCCGTGCGCATCACGGGAGCACCGGGTGGATCCGACCAGGGCGATGCAGAATCCTTCCGCATCGAACACGGCCGGCCTGCGGGATTCTGCCGCGAGATCTGCGATCGGGGTGGATCGCACGAGGGCCGTGCAGGATTTCACATCAGTCGCGACCCGGGCATCGGCGCCTTCGCGCGGATCGAGAATCGGATGTTCGGATCAGGGTGATGCAGAATCCTTCCGCACTGAGCGCGACCGGGCCACGGGACAGGACTCGGCCCGAGCGCAGCTCAGACCCCTCCCCAGGGGGCGGGCTCTCTCCTCGGTCGGGCAGGCGAAGCCCGATCAGGAACCTGCCGGGAGGTCAAGCGGCGCCATGCAAGATCGAGCAGCGGAAACCACCGCCGCTTGACCTCCCGGCAGGTTCCTGATTGCCTCCGGGGACCGACCGAGGAGAGAGCACGCCCCCGCAACCCCAGCCCGCCCTCCCAACGACAGCACCCACACGAACCCGGCATTCTCTCCGAGGGAAGGGCCTGCCAGCGGCGCTTTTCGTCTTGAAACCGCAGCTCGCCCTGCCAGCGCAACGGGTGGACAGAAGAACCGGGCGACGCGAAGCGGCCGCCCGCGCCCCGACGACCACTTGACCCGACAAGCCACCACGCCCCACCAGCACGCAGCGGAATAAGGGCATCCCGGCGCCTGTCCTGACGAACGCTGGGACCGATTTCTTATGCAGCGAATTTCCGGATCGGGACACTAACCTGCCGAAGACGGGCGTGCCGCGGACTGGTGCGAGATCATGCACGACGGTTCCAGTCCTCAGGCGAAGACGTTGTCCAGCCAGCCCTGCCAGGCCGCGGTCGCCGCGGCCGCGTCGGCCTCTGGCGCGAAAAGGTGGTGCGCCGCGTCGACGGTGCCGCCGAAGGCCTCCCGGCCGTAGAAGCGGTAAAGCGAGTCGGGACTGCGCAATCCGACGAAATGCGGGCTCAGATAATCGAGCTCGGATTCGATCCAGCCGTAGCCTGGGATCTCCAGCGCGACCGCGTCGCCGACCGCGCTCGACTCGGTCAGCCCCAGCGCGGTCTTGAGCAGGCCGGTGGCGCCGGGCTCGGCCGAGGCCTTCGGCCCGGAGACGGCGAGGTAGGCGACCGGCCGGCCGGCGAAGAACTCCAGGTACTGCCCGAGGCTGTGCAGATAGAAGTCGGTGTGCGCGCCGATCCCGTCGTACTGGTCCTGCCAGTCGTCCTGCATCAGCACGCCGCTGTGGACGTAGCGCAGCACGGCGGTACCGCCGTCCCGGCCCTCGATGAGATAGTCGAGCGCGTTGAAGAACTCGTCCGGCCCCTCCACCCGGATGCCCACGTGCTCCGGCGGCGTCCAGACCTTGACCTTGGGATCCTCCGGCCCCAGCCCGCCGACCGCGGGCGAGGACTCGACCGGGAACATCCATGCGGCGGTCTCGCGCGTCACCGCGGCGAAGACCTGCTCGGGCGTGGCCGGCAGCACCACTTCGCGGCGCACTTCGAACTGCTGGGACATGCTCACTCCTCGAGGGTCGCGGCGGACGGGGAGGGTTCCGACGGGGCGGGATTAAGGCTCGGATGCAAAGCTACGACGATCCGGTGCTTGCGGCCGCCCGGCGCGCCCTCGTCGTGGTAGCGCGCCACCAGTTCGCGCACGGCGGTGCCCAGCTCGTCGGCGAAGGCGGCGCGGTCGGCGGCGCCGGCGAAGCGCACCTCACCGTCGATGGCGAACGTGGCCAGCGGCTTGCCGGCCTTGTGCGCCCCCCGCACCAGCTCGCCCACCTCCCGCAGCAGCCGCGCGGCCAGCGCGAGCAGCCACCGGGCGGAGAGCTGGTCGGGCGAGCGCGACGGGTCGGGCGCCAGCTCCGCCAGGGCCGCCGGCGAGATCACGAATGACGGCGCGCTCGCCCGCAGCACCCGCTCCACCATGTTCCCGCGGCGGCGCTCCTCGACCAGCTCGACCAGCCCGTGCTCCTCCAGGTCGCGCAGGTGGTAATTGGCCTTCTGCCTGGTCAGCCCCACCCTCTTGGCCACCGTGCTGGCCGAGCCCGGCTCGGCCAGCGCGGCCAGCAGCCGGGAACGGACCGGATCGAGCGCGCTGCAGGCGGCCTCGGGCTCGTCGATGACGGCGATCTCCATGGCCCCTATTCTGCTCTCGCCGCGCCGGAGCCCGCGTCTTCGCGCCGGGGCGATTGAACCTTTCTTCCGCGCGCCCCGTTCCCACCTGTGTGAGCACACGCGGGAGTGCGGGAACCGCCTTCGCCGCCGCCGCCCCGGTTACTATGGTCGAGCCTTCAGACCCCCGGACCGGAGCGGAGCTGGTGAAGCGCTCATTCGGAGCACGTGCGTCCGCCGCCGAGGACGGCCCGTCCGGCGCGCCCGGAAACGACGGGCGGGCGGACGAGGCGCGGCTGCGTGCCCTGCACGACCAG
This genomic window from Actinospica robiniae DSM 44927 contains:
- a CDS encoding cellulose binding domain-containing protein translates to MLDSLAGPSSAGATTSRRPQAFRAAAATTAVAVIASLVMFNGAHKAFAADTATINGATTYQTITGFGASEAFGEAQTVMNASSSVQQAVLADLYSPTTGAGLNMLRNEVSADSGATIEPTAPSSPTATPAYASLASIGQDAGQLWFAQQIKADYGVTNVFADAWTAPSFMKTNNSTSGGGAVCGLTGATCSSGDWSQAYVNYLEQYAADYSAAGIPLTYIGPENEANLSTSYDSMQLSPAQTAQLLDKLGPTMANSGLSTQVECCATEGWDYAQSYAAAIEADSTANQYTKVFTSHGYTQAPASALSGWSKPAWQTEWSTFETWDPAWDDNTDASGLTWAQNIYKGLTSANLSAFLYWWGSTTPSENGDNEGLLEINGSTVTPAGRLWAFANYSRYIKPGAVRIATTTSNSALDLSAFKNPDGTITVVALNTGTSADSVNYSLSGTGITSGTAVPVLTNGSNNAATQSSIAVSGSAFSASVPARSLETFVISGGGTSSSSPSASASASASASPSASASASASPSASASASASASASPSASATSGASCTVAYSTTSQWGGGFTANVVITDNGTSAINGWTLKYTFGGDQKVTNSWNATQTQSGEAVTATNMSYNAAISPGGNTSYGFQGTWTNSDAAPTAFTLNGVTCAG
- a CDS encoding glycoside hydrolase family 6 protein, with amino-acid sequence MPFRTHHRARTRRPALLAALALTATGLCAVPGSAQASAADHTLSTHARLFVPPPTSAAVSQIIQLAKTGDVADAALLTKMEATPQAVWFTSGTPDQVRQQVRQTMAEATLESAVPVLVAYDIPGRDCAQYSAGGALDPASYEAWISAFAAGVGNGHAVVILEPDALGNLPSNCGGFGSSSYPFTDADRYAEIDYAVSALEAKPNTSVYLDGTHSGWQSVGTMTQRLLLGDVQQAQGFYLNVSNYQPDNELTDYGQWISDCIAIVTDPSHWAYNNPGDCASQYYPATQGDFSTWDLTTQWYAANMDGAVSSTHFVIDTSRNGNGPNAMSEYAAAPYNQSASVISSLSSGSWCNPPNSALGLRPTTQTGVPLLDAYLWVKTPGQSDGQCDAAGGARAWDYSAYTQAGWPTDAAGQSQFDPLWGLTDPAAGAWFPQQALQLAQEANPPLLRH
- a CDS encoding low temperature requirement protein A, with translation MTESDSLELTDESEPESAAGEAGVAAESEDGESSGQRVSWAECFFDLVVALAVTDVSRQMQLAADWGALGRSLLLLIPFWWGWVGTALLFNGLRISPVRKHVLLLGIALGALLMSTCVSGAYGARGVFFALSYLFVRILLGAAMRARGVFGVRLDPFTVSLCIGAPLYLVGGLTPMPYRVWIWLLAAVIEIGSTVVRPRRFAHMRWEPAHLPERFGLFVIIVLGETIATIGSQAASRTMSPAVVVAVILAFLLAAGLWWAYFPMAMPAIEFAMRTMVIQTKIVRDVFSYGHLLLAAGVLLTAAGSSVLVAEPTQRPHGVPAYLAGLGVALYILAFCHNRHKMFGGVGTVRAAATVLAGLGTLTAPLLPGWATLALNDAILVALHLVEGWRSRTGRPLLLLPWPRHDED
- the mmuM gene encoding homocysteine S-methyltransferase, encoding MVATDQAAAASETPAAAAAPADFARALAAGPIVLDGGLSNQLEAQGQDLRDGLWSARLLADDPDQITAAHAAYFAAGAQVVITSSYQASFPGFAARGIGRAQAAELLRRSVELARQARGAAEERAAGAGEAARGRWVAASVGPYGAVLADGSEYRGRYGLSVAELEAFHAPRLEALIEAGPDLLALETIPDADEARALMNLVRGSGVPCWISFSAVGACTRAGQALSNAFALAADVDEVVAVGVNCCVPQDVRAAVEIAGSITGKPVVAYPNSGEAWDAEARAWREDPSFDAGLVRDWIAAGARLIGGCCRVGPEVIAEVAEVVRGVSQSSDTAGRASASTSPTTGIGTDVPQIVERSRAKFARPRAPRR
- a CDS encoding alpha/beta fold hydrolase produces the protein MPDGATSLYATVNGVRLHYVIAGSGDPVLLLHGWPETWYAWRKVIPVLAARFTVVAPDMRGYGDSERPVGGYDKVTVATDLRELMRSLGFGRVHLVVQDMGGPVGFAYAASFPADVRDLAFIESAVPGFGLEASMDVAHGGSWHMGFNMAEGISELLVAGRERAFIEYFYRRGTLHPDALTPADIDEYARTYEAGGLVASFKSYRTLLDDAKVNREKLAVQALTLPVLSLAAEKGFGDLSHASITQVADQVERQTIAGAKHFLVQDQPQAATEAILSFLTRMDEA
- a CDS encoding SRPBCC family protein, which produces MSQQFEVRREVVLPATPEQVFAAVTRETAAWMFPVESSPAVGGLGPEDPKVKVWTPPEHVGIRVEGPDEFFNALDYLIEGRDGGTAVLRYVHSGVLMQDDWQDQYDGIGAHTDFYLHSLGQYLEFFAGRPVAYLAVSGPKASAEPGATGLLKTALGLTESSAVGDAVALEIPGYGWIESELDYLSPHFVGLRSPDSLYRFYGREAFGGTVDAAHHLFAPEADAAAATAAWQGWLDNVFA
- a CDS encoding ArsR/SmtB family transcription factor; the encoded protein is MEIAVIDEPEAACSALDPVRSRLLAALAEPGSASTVAKRVGLTRQKANYHLRDLEEHGLVELVEERRRGNMVERVLRASAPSFVISPAALAELAPDPSRSPDQLSARWLLALAARLLREVGELVRGAHKAGKPLATFAIDGEVRFAGAADRAAFADELGTAVRELVARYHDEGAPGGRKHRIVVALHPSLNPAPSEPSPSAATLEE